A window of the Citrus sinensis cultivar Valencia sweet orange chromosome 9, DVS_A1.0, whole genome shotgun sequence genome harbors these coding sequences:
- the LOC102607640 gene encoding scopoletin 8-hydroxylase-like, translated as MAPSLEDGDSLFNFVVQDGNGVKGMVDLGLSKVPQPYIQPQEERIDKKNASICAQAPIDLSKLDGPNHEEVARQIARASETLGFFQVVNHGVPVELLESLKDAAHAFFNQTPGKKAVYRKGVSPSPLVKYGTSFVPEKEKALEWKDYISMVYTNDAEALQQWPKECNIVALEYLRTSMKMVRKLLEVLFKNLGVTLDEPELDAIIGFKMVNMNFYPTCPNPELTVGVGRHSDMGALTILLQDGIGGLYVKVEEDIPDVGKKGEWMEIPPVPGALVINVGDTLQILSNGRYKSAEHRVRTTSSKSRVSIPIFTMPKPTVKIGPLPQLVEKEGSRFREFLFQDYMNNFFSNAHDGKKSLDFARAI; from the exons ATGGCTCCAAGTTTGGAAGATGGTGATTCTCTTTTTAACTTTGTCGTCCAAGACGGCAATGGTGTTAAAGGCATGGTGGATTTAGGCCTTTCAAAAGTGCCACAGCCATACATACAGCCACAAGAAGAGCGAATTGACAAGAAAAATGCAAGCATTTGTGCACAAGCACCCATTGATCTGTCCAAGCTCGATGGCCCTAACCATGAAGAAGTTGCACGACAAATTGCTAGAGCCTCTGAGACTCTTGGATTCTTCCAAGTAGTCAACCATGGAGTGCCAGTTGAGTTGCTAGAGTCTCTTAAGGACGCAGCGCACGCTTTTTTCAACCAGACACCGGGAAAAAAGGCCGTTTATCGGAAAGGTGTGAGCCCGAGCCCGTTGGTGAAGTATGGAACAAGCTTTGTGCCGGAGAAGGAGAAAGCGTTGGAGTGGAAGGACTATATCAGCATGGTTTATACCAATGATGCTGAAGCCCTTCAACAATGGCCAAAAGAATGCAA TATAGTGGCGCTGGAGTACCTAAGAACGTCAATGAAGATGGTGAGAAAATTACTCGAAGTTTTATTCAAGAATCTCGGAGTGACACTAGATGAACCCGAACTGGATGCAATCATTGGGTTCAAGATGGTGAACATGAACTTTTACCCTACGTGCCCTAATCCAGAGCTCACAGTGGGCGTGGGGCGCCACTCAGACATGGGCGCTCTTACTATTTTGCTACAGGATGGAATTGGTGGCTTGTACGTGAAAGTTGAAGAAGACATACCAGATGTTGGAAAGAAAGGAGAATGGATGGAGATCCCACCGGTTCCAGGCGCGTTGGTCATCAATGTTGGTGATACATTACAG ATACTGAGCAATGGGAGGTACAAAAGTGCTGAACACAGGGTCCGTACAACAAGCAGCAAATCAAGAGTGTCAATCCCAATCTTCACCATGCCAAAGCCTACGGTAAAAATCGGGCCGCTGCCGCAGCTGGTTGAAAAGGAAGGGTCTCGATTTCGAGAGTTTCTGTTTCAAGATTACATGAACAACTTTTTCAGCAATGCTCATGATGGCAAGAAGTCTCTTGATTTTGCAAGAGCTATATAG